In Zunongwangia profunda SM-A87, the following proteins share a genomic window:
- a CDS encoding MoaD/ThiS family protein: MKILLFGIAKDIVGNQFLEDASFKAKTVAELKQELIQKYPDFAKISSLAIAVDEEYASDEQQISADNEIAIIPPVSGG; encoded by the coding sequence ATGAAAATCTTACTTTTCGGGATTGCAAAGGATATTGTAGGAAATCAATTTTTGGAAGACGCTTCTTTTAAGGCCAAAACTGTAGCCGAACTAAAGCAAGAACTTATTCAAAAATATCCGGATTTTGCGAAAATTTCTTCTCTGGCGATCGCTGTAGACGAAGAATATGCTAGTGACGAGCAACAGATTTCAGCAGATAATGAAATTGCAATAATCCCGCCGGTTAGCGGAGGTTAA
- a CDS encoding molybdenum cofactor biosynthesis protein MoaE — protein MKKKIEIIAHIDPSVIYKELSHPGSGGICVFIGAVRDITQNQKVNALFFEAYETMALKEMEKIAATASKQWNLNRLIMQHAVGEKKIEEPVVLVGASSAHRNDCFEACRFLIDTLKEKVPIWKKEFFEGKEQVWVTPHP, from the coding sequence ATGAAAAAGAAAATTGAAATTATAGCACATATCGATCCGTCTGTGATCTACAAAGAACTTTCCCACCCCGGCAGCGGTGGAATTTGTGTTTTTATAGGTGCTGTTCGCGATATTACTCAAAATCAAAAAGTGAATGCTCTTTTTTTTGAAGCATACGAGACGATGGCACTTAAAGAAATGGAGAAGATTGCTGCTACTGCAAGTAAGCAATGGAATTTAAACCGACTGATTATGCAGCATGCTGTTGGCGAGAAGAAAATAGAAGAACCCGTGGTGTTAGTTGGTGCCTCCTCGGCACATCGTAATGATTGCTTCGAAGCCTGCAGATTTTTAATCGATACCTTAAAAGAAAAAGTACCGATTTGGAAAAAAGAATTTTTCGAAGGTAAAGAACAAGTCTGGGTGACACCGCACCCATAA
- the moaC gene encoding cyclic pyranopterin monophosphate synthase MoaC, producing the protein MDKKLSHINKQGNAEMVDISEKEIISRTAIATGRILFPTEVFKQLQTDGFLSKKGSITQTAIIAGIQAVKKTSDLIPLCHPLRLSKINIDIQPGENSLDIECLVKCNERTGVEMEALTGVSVAALTIYDMTKALSHELEISEIKLKKKTGGKSDFGV; encoded by the coding sequence GTGGATAAAAAACTCTCACATATTAATAAACAGGGAAACGCTGAAATGGTAGACATTTCAGAAAAAGAAATTATCAGCCGAACTGCCATCGCAACCGGTAGAATTTTATTTCCTACGGAAGTTTTTAAGCAGCTGCAAACAGATGGTTTTTTAAGTAAAAAAGGAAGTATCACGCAAACAGCGATCATTGCAGGAATTCAGGCAGTAAAGAAAACCTCCGATCTTATTCCACTTTGTCATCCGCTGCGCCTGTCTAAAATTAATATAGACATTCAGCCGGGCGAAAATTCCTTAGATATCGAATGTTTGGTAAAATGTAATGAGCGTACCGGCGTAGAAATGGAGGCTTTAACCGGAGTTTCGGTCGCAGCACTTACCATTTACGATATGACCAAAGCACTGAGTCACGAATTGGAAATCTCTGAAATCAAACTGAAAAAGAAAACCGGTGGAAAAAGTGATTTTGGAGTTTAA
- the mobA gene encoding molybdenum cofactor guanylyltransferase, whose amino-acid sequence MKTKLNGLILAGGKSTRMGTDKGEIAYHGKPHREYLYELLEKFCDDVYLSIRSEQHQNLPDNLKTITDKDQYRGPLNGMISAHQEFPKVAWLVVATDLPLIDKNSIRQLINKRNPEKIATAYATHQSGLPEPMFAIWESKAFPKAIEYLESGTNTCPRKFLINSDIQLIFPSSDDILINANNKQEYELALKKLQKVES is encoded by the coding sequence ATGAAAACTAAACTAAACGGACTTATACTTGCTGGCGGAAAAAGCACCCGAATGGGCACCGATAAAGGTGAGATTGCTTATCATGGCAAACCGCATCGAGAATATTTATACGAACTTTTAGAGAAATTTTGCGATGATGTTTACCTAAGCATACGAAGTGAGCAACACCAAAATTTACCTGATAACTTAAAAACGATCACCGATAAAGACCAATATCGAGGTCCGTTAAACGGAATGATTAGTGCACATCAGGAATTTCCAAAAGTCGCCTGGTTAGTAGTTGCGACCGATTTACCGTTGATCGACAAAAACTCGATTCGGCAATTAATCAATAAGCGAAATCCTGAAAAAATAGCCACCGCTTACGCAACTCATCAATCAGGTTTACCTGAGCCGATGTTTGCTATTTGGGAATCAAAGGCTTTTCCAAAAGCTATCGAATATCTGGAAAGTGGCACGAATACTTGTCCGCGTAAATTTTTAATTAATTCAGATATACAATTAATTTTCCCATCTAGCGACGATATTTTGATCAATGCCAACAATAAACAAGAATACGAACTTGCCTTAAAAAAACTACAGAAAGTTGAATCCTAA
- a CDS encoding (2Fe-2S)-binding protein, translated as MKKSMKASLVLNVNGKDRSLRIAPETPLLYALRNNLELNGPKFGCGLEQCGACMVLLNGKANPSCRIPVSEVIEKKIVTIEGLAENGNLHPLQQAFIDEQAAQCGYCLNGVLINSVSLLNEKKNPTAAEIKNGLEKNICRCGTHSRFIKAIKKVSKS; from the coding sequence ATGAAAAAAAGTATGAAAGCAAGTCTAGTGTTGAATGTAAACGGAAAAGATCGAAGTTTAAGGATAGCTCCTGAAACGCCACTGTTATATGCGCTTCGGAATAATTTAGAACTCAATGGCCCAAAGTTTGGCTGTGGGTTAGAACAATGCGGAGCCTGCATGGTATTATTAAACGGAAAAGCGAATCCTTCATGCAGAATTCCCGTGAGTGAAGTCATTGAGAAAAAGATCGTGACTATTGAAGGCCTTGCTGAAAACGGAAATTTACATCCCTTACAACAGGCTTTTATCGACGAGCAGGCTGCACAATGTGGCTACTGTTTAAATGGTGTTTTAATCAATTCGGTTTCGTTGCTGAATGAAAAGAAAAATCCTACAGCTGCTGAAATTAAAAATGGTCTAGAAAAGAATATTTGTCGTTGCGGTACGCATTCACGTTTTATAAAAGCTATAAAAAAAGTCTCAAAATCATAA
- the moaA gene encoding GTP 3',8-cyclase MoaA, whose protein sequence is MLIDNHQRKINYLRLAVTDRCNLRCNYCMPESGINFAKKDKLLSIDELYQLSKILVEQGITKIRITGGEPFVRKELMILLRKLANLENLEDISITTNATLIGEHIPELKELGIKNINLSLDSITPETFKKVTRRDQFETVYGNLIKLIQEDFNVKVNFIALDGQNTDYIIPILEDLTRHYPVSVRFLEEMPFNGGSKNFQTIKWNHKAIYNHIASHYPNIEKLSSEETSTSVNYKIEGFEGSFGIIPSFTRNFCGSCNRLRITATGDVITCLYASADRNIREILRAENSEENIKNQILKAVGSRAKDGFEAEAQNKNYYENSMTSIGG, encoded by the coding sequence ATGCTTATAGATAATCACCAAAGAAAAATTAATTATCTGCGATTGGCGGTGACCGATCGTTGTAATTTGCGCTGCAATTATTGTATGCCCGAAAGCGGAATTAATTTTGCAAAAAAAGATAAACTTTTATCGATTGATGAATTATATCAATTAAGTAAAATCTTGGTGGAGCAAGGCATCACAAAAATTAGAATTACCGGCGGTGAACCTTTTGTTCGTAAAGAGTTAATGATATTACTACGCAAACTTGCTAATCTGGAAAACCTTGAAGATATTAGCATTACCACTAATGCGACTTTGATTGGTGAGCATATTCCTGAATTAAAAGAATTAGGGATCAAAAACATTAATTTAAGCCTGGATTCGATTACACCTGAAACTTTTAAAAAAGTGACTCGCCGTGATCAGTTCGAAACGGTTTACGGAAACTTGATCAAACTCATCCAGGAAGATTTTAATGTAAAAGTAAATTTTATCGCGCTTGATGGACAGAATACTGACTATATAATTCCGATTCTGGAGGATTTAACCCGGCATTATCCTGTTTCGGTTCGATTTTTAGAAGAGATGCCTTTTAATGGTGGAAGCAAAAACTTCCAGACCATAAAATGGAATCATAAAGCGATTTACAATCACATCGCCTCACATTATCCGAATATCGAAAAACTTTCTTCGGAAGAAACTTCGACTTCGGTAAACTATAAGATTGAAGGTTTTGAAGGTAGTTTTGGGATCATTCCGAGTTTTACACGTAATTTCTGCGGAAGCTGCAATCGATTAAGAATTACCGCTACCGGTGATGTTATTACCTGTCTTTATGCCAGCGCCGATCGAAATATTCGTGAGATTCTTCGTGCTGAAAATTCTGAAGAAAACATCAAAAATCAGATCTTAAAAGCTGTTGGTAGCAGAGCCAAAGATGGTTTTGAAGCTGAAGCTCAAAATAAAAATTATTACGAAAATTCAATGACTAGTATCGGTGGATAA